A section of the Estrella lausannensis genome encodes:
- the bioB gene encoding biotin synthase BioB yields MNTSLRYDWTEQELQEIHDLPLLQLIDRARSVHLQHHDPYTIDVCRLISIKTGGCPEDCRYCAQSSRYQTFVTPERSLDKEEVLKRAADAKASGASRICLSVAQRDVKEGAQFEKIREMISSIKEMGLSVCCTLGMMTEDQAQKLKEAGLTYYNHNLDTSERYYPEVVTTRTYHERIKTLDAADKAGLKVCSGGILGLGETKEDRLQLILTFAKRRPHPASVPVNSLVPIEGTPFAHREKIPLFELVRFIATARIAMPSSMIRLSAGRESLSKEAQALCFLAGANSIFQGNKLLTVQNRTVEEDAELMRDLGLKGK; encoded by the coding sequence ATGAACACTTCACTCCGGTATGACTGGACAGAACAGGAACTGCAAGAGATTCACGATCTCCCTCTACTGCAGTTAATCGATCGCGCCCGCAGCGTCCATCTTCAGCATCATGACCCCTATACCATCGATGTCTGCCGACTGATCTCGATTAAAACGGGCGGTTGTCCGGAGGACTGCCGCTACTGCGCCCAGTCTTCCCGCTACCAGACATTTGTCACCCCCGAAAGGAGTTTAGACAAAGAGGAGGTGCTGAAACGAGCGGCCGACGCCAAAGCGTCCGGGGCAAGCCGCATCTGCCTTAGCGTCGCTCAGCGGGATGTCAAAGAAGGAGCGCAGTTTGAGAAGATCCGGGAGATGATTTCATCCATCAAGGAGATGGGGCTCTCCGTGTGCTGCACACTCGGCATGATGACTGAAGACCAGGCGCAAAAACTCAAAGAGGCCGGTCTCACCTACTACAACCATAACCTCGACACGTCAGAGCGGTACTATCCCGAAGTAGTGACCACAAGAACCTACCATGAACGGATCAAAACGCTGGACGCCGCAGACAAAGCCGGTCTTAAAGTATGCTCCGGAGGCATCCTCGGGCTTGGCGAAACCAAAGAGGACCGGTTGCAGCTCATATTAACCTTCGCCAAAAGGCGGCCCCACCCCGCATCCGTCCCCGTCAACTCTTTGGTGCCCATCGAAGGAACCCCATTTGCCCATCGGGAAAAAATCCCTCTGTTTGAACTGGTGCGCTTCATTGCAACAGCCCGCATCGCGATGCCAAGCTCCATGATACGCCTCTCGGCAGGAAGAGAGTCGCTCTCCAAAGAGGCGCAGGCGCTCTGCTTTTTGGCGGGGGCCAATTCCATATTCCAGGGAAACAAGTTGCTGACAGTCCAAAACAGGACTGTTGAAGAAGATGCCGAGCTGATGCGGGATCTTGGACTGAAGGGCAAATAA
- the bioD gene encoding dethiobiotin synthase — protein sequence MTVRPIAIIGIGTGVGKTVVSAIFTYMLKATYWKPVESGTALESDTETIKSLKLPFHGSTYSFAAPLSPDQAAAREGRSIEADSIQLPETDKRLIIEPAGGLLVPLNSSILMLDLLMRWDPLFVITSRHYLGSINHTLLTVCELKRRDAKILGILFNGEEDREKEEAILNFSSLGKLGNLLPENTIDHHTLKKYAEKWKENVTALL from the coding sequence ATGACAGTCCGTCCAATCGCAATCATCGGCATCGGCACAGGGGTCGGCAAAACAGTCGTGTCGGCCATCTTCACCTATATGCTTAAGGCGACATACTGGAAGCCCGTCGAAAGCGGAACCGCCCTCGAGTCGGACACCGAGACGATCAAATCGCTAAAACTTCCCTTTCATGGATCAACCTACTCCTTTGCAGCGCCGCTCTCTCCCGATCAGGCGGCTGCCAGAGAGGGGCGATCGATCGAGGCTGACTCGATCCAGCTCCCCGAAACGGACAAACGACTTATCATCGAACCGGCCGGAGGACTACTCGTCCCCTTGAACTCCTCTATTTTGATGCTTGATCTTCTGATGCGATGGGATCCGCTCTTTGTGATTACCTCACGCCACTATCTGGGAAGCATCAATCACACGCTATTAACTGTTTGTGAACTGAAGAGACGAGACGCCAAAATTTTAGGGATCCTCTTCAACGGAGAGGAAGATAGGGAGAAAGAGGAAGCGATCCTAAACTTCTCCTCCCTTGGCAAACTGGGTAATTTACTCCCCGAAAACACAATCGATCACCACACACTAAAAAAATACGCGGAAAAATGGAAAGAGAACGTCACTGCCTTGCTGTGA
- a CDS encoding dual specificity protein phosphatase family protein encodes MINIEGLRPTSAFYAAENDTAEVTTESKTARFAKEHPVFKDEACHFPLLKGLGLLLLIGALSATLVLTAPFSLHFIPLAIAGVIIAIPILNINFKGLVYETSLIFTRLSAGQQGWMHVVHETESAHGKGKLYLGGIPLHNYDHVEDFKSKNITEVVSLIEPFEQQSITFGGTPVSHADWEEAGIEQTLIPTSDFNPVPAEKLQQAVALIHDTLARGENVYVHCKAGRGRSATAVICYLLQYQREEIGLTKGAAVDSHAVAHAIAYVKTTRERINLNSRQQQAVLDYFEFLKKSS; translated from the coding sequence ATGATTAATATAGAAGGACTCAGGCCGACCAGCGCCTTTTATGCGGCCGAAAACGATACCGCGGAGGTGACAACGGAGAGCAAAACGGCCCGTTTTGCCAAAGAACACCCGGTATTTAAAGACGAGGCGTGCCACTTCCCCCTTTTGAAGGGTTTAGGACTCCTGCTTTTAATCGGCGCCTTAAGCGCCACCCTTGTTTTGACAGCCCCCTTTAGCTTGCATTTTATCCCCTTAGCCATTGCCGGAGTGATCATCGCCATACCAATACTCAATATCAACTTTAAAGGCCTCGTCTACGAGACCAGCCTGATTTTCACCCGTCTCTCCGCCGGGCAGCAGGGCTGGATGCATGTGGTCCACGAGACAGAATCGGCACACGGCAAAGGAAAACTCTACCTAGGTGGAATCCCCCTGCATAACTACGACCACGTGGAAGACTTTAAAAGCAAAAACATTACAGAAGTAGTCTCGCTGATCGAACCCTTCGAGCAGCAAAGCATCACATTTGGGGGGACGCCGGTCTCTCACGCTGACTGGGAAGAGGCGGGCATCGAGCAGACACTGATACCGACGTCAGACTTCAATCCCGTGCCGGCAGAGAAGCTGCAGCAAGCGGTCGCTCTGATCCATGACACTCTCGCAAGAGGGGAAAATGTCTATGTCCACTGCAAAGCCGGCCGCGGCCGGAGCGCGACTGCCGTCATCTGCTACCTGCTGCAATATCAGCGGGAGGAGATTGGCCTCACCAAGGGAGCCGCCGTCGACAGCCACGCAGTCGCCCACGCGATTGCCTATGTCAAAACCACGAGAGAGCGGATCAACTTGAACAGCAGGCAGCAACAGGCCGTACTTGACTATTTCGAGTTCTTGAAAAAATCATCTTAG
- a CDS encoding DUF6314 family protein produces MLEPLFGTKNIERILLFLFINGKSYGTELARALKTPLTPLQKGLTRLEKGGVLLSYFEGRTKLYRLNPAYPPLQELEALLKKAYTLLPTEEKRRYYLLKTDSKLKKFDILYAAWERLQRVQHVSLKSQNGSLSEGAYSGKGQGEVTVIGEGGDILIFQEKGTLTSKEGEAFSFSNVFRWTLDRKSAVITLEHLRRGWNHPVYLFDLAPQSNHSLASVDAHHCGGDSYMGQLLLEPSSVRLHWRVIGPKKNEELDYYYS; encoded by the coding sequence ATGCTGGAACCTTTGTTTGGAACCAAAAATATCGAAAGAATCCTCCTTTTTCTTTTCATCAACGGAAAATCGTATGGCACAGAGCTCGCAAGAGCCCTTAAGACTCCCTTGACTCCTCTACAGAAGGGATTGACCCGGCTGGAGAAGGGGGGAGTCCTTCTCAGTTATTTCGAGGGAAGAACCAAGCTCTATCGCTTAAATCCGGCCTATCCTCCGCTGCAGGAGTTGGAGGCGCTTTTAAAAAAGGCCTACACCTTGCTTCCGACAGAAGAAAAGAGGCGCTACTATCTACTTAAAACCGACTCGAAACTGAAAAAATTTGACATTCTCTATGCCGCTTGGGAGCGGTTGCAGAGGGTGCAACATGTCTCGTTGAAATCGCAGAACGGCTCTCTTAGCGAGGGGGCCTATTCCGGCAAAGGGCAGGGCGAAGTCACTGTGATTGGAGAGGGTGGCGATATTTTGATCTTTCAGGAAAAGGGCACGCTGACCAGCAAAGAGGGAGAGGCTTTTTCTTTCAGCAATGTTTTCCGCTGGACCTTAGACCGTAAGTCAGCAGTGATTACGCTTGAACATTTAAGAAGAGGATGGAACCATCCGGTCTATTTGTTTGACTTAGCTCCCCAAAGCAACCACTCCCTGGCATCGGTTGATGCCCACCACTGCGGCGGGGACTCTTACATGGGGCAGCTGTTGCTGGAGCCTTCCTCGGTAAGGCTGCACTGGCGGGTGATCGGTCCAAAGAAAAATGAGGAGCTTGATTACTACTACTCTTAA
- a CDS encoding polysaccharide biosynthesis/export family protein, with protein sequence MIRCLFAKKLRAASYLATLFPALLFMTSLVLLPSCCTQKRGWGMYGADEFVMDSYKIRQGKVSILEMQGKCLDELPYDAMEEYKDSVADDDILNIVIYHPQRKDLMESIQFINQTVGGFKVKNGKVDLPDIPPVEVAGLTLDEARDKLQEEFDREIKGTEVFVTYKDRLARKVELAGLVATDTVPVDGKIRLFEVIAKAHIPPNANLFKSYVLREGEMLGIDIHQLMVQGDMSQNIVMRGGDKVFIANPSDSQVMVMGEVGLPRPVDMPYGSMSLREALVAAHGIPYTGDKRNIQVIRGNIPCPKIYVLCWEHIIHLPNDSLLLMPGDTVYVSEKPITKWNRFIDQLLPSVTGIQAGYGLYDLTR encoded by the coding sequence ATGATCCGGTGCCTGTTTGCCAAAAAATTAAGAGCCGCTTCCTATTTGGCCACCCTGTTTCCTGCCCTGCTCTTCATGACATCGCTCGTGCTTCTTCCCTCCTGCTGCACCCAAAAAAGAGGATGGGGTATGTACGGAGCCGACGAATTTGTCATGGACTCTTATAAAATCAGACAGGGAAAAGTTTCCATACTCGAGATGCAGGGCAAATGCTTAGATGAGCTGCCCTATGACGCGATGGAGGAGTACAAAGACAGCGTCGCCGATGATGATATTCTCAATATCGTCATCTACCACCCTCAAAGAAAAGACCTGATGGAATCGATTCAGTTCATCAACCAGACGGTCGGCGGGTTTAAGGTTAAAAACGGCAAGGTGGATCTGCCTGATATCCCTCCCGTGGAAGTTGCGGGACTGACTCTGGATGAAGCAAGGGACAAACTTCAGGAAGAGTTCGACCGGGAGATCAAAGGCACTGAAGTCTTTGTCACCTATAAGGACCGCTTGGCAAGAAAAGTTGAACTGGCAGGCCTTGTGGCGACAGACACCGTACCGGTCGATGGAAAAATCCGCCTGTTCGAAGTGATCGCCAAAGCGCACATCCCCCCCAACGCCAATCTGTTCAAGAGCTATGTCTTAAGAGAGGGCGAAATGCTCGGCATCGATATCCATCAGCTTATGGTGCAAGGGGACATGTCCCAGAACATCGTCATGCGCGGTGGAGACAAAGTCTTCATCGCCAACCCCTCCGACTCGCAAGTCATGGTCATGGGAGAGGTGGGACTGCCAAGGCCGGTCGATATGCCCTACGGTTCGATGTCCCTTCGAGAGGCACTGGTGGCGGCACACGGCATACCCTACACGGGTGACAAAAGGAATATTCAGGTCATCAGAGGAAATATCCCCTGCCCGAAAATCTATGTTCTTTGCTGGGAACACATCATCCACCTGCCCAACGACAGCCTCCTCTTGATGCCGGGCGATACAGTTTATGTATCTGAAAAGCCGATCACCAAATGGAATCGCTTTATCGACCAGCTGCTGCCATCCGTCACGGGAATTCAGGCAGGGTACGGACTGTATGACCTGACTCGATAG
- the metK gene encoding methionine adenosyltransferase produces MDMAHYLFTSESVAAGHPDKVADTISDSILDAYLKEDPNSRVACETLVTTGLVVLAGEISSKAHIDHRKVVREAIRDIGYDDPSLGFDYQSCGILTTISEQSTDIAAGVDEAEGKEMGAGDQGIMFGYACDETKELMPLPIMLAHSIVRELRALRESKDLDYLRPDAKSQITVEYDRNDRPVRLNSVVISTQHSPKVKQETLVHDMTALVHQLAPHGFIDENTLFYINPTGRFVIGGPAGDTGLTGRKIIVDTYGGMGRHGGGAFSGKDPTKVDRSASYAARWVAKNIVGSGLARRCEVQISYAIGVAYPLSIKVNTFGTGQVPESLLAHVIPLVFDLSPKGIIESLNLRRPVYKATASGGHFGREEEGFTWERLDKVEKIKEAIRQAAYTTEG; encoded by the coding sequence TTGGATATGGCTCATTATCTTTTCACTTCTGAATCTGTCGCGGCAGGTCATCCGGACAAAGTCGCGGACACCATATCGGATTCCATCCTCGATGCCTATCTCAAAGAAGACCCAAACTCCCGCGTTGCCTGTGAGACGCTTGTCACGACCGGCCTTGTCGTTTTAGCGGGCGAGATCTCCTCGAAAGCGCACATCGACCACCGCAAAGTTGTCAGGGAGGCGATCCGGGATATCGGGTATGATGATCCCTCGCTCGGCTTTGACTACCAATCATGCGGCATCCTAACGACAATCTCCGAACAGTCGACCGATATTGCAGCCGGCGTTGATGAAGCCGAAGGAAAAGAAATGGGTGCCGGCGACCAGGGGATCATGTTTGGCTACGCTTGTGATGAAACCAAAGAGCTGATGCCCCTTCCGATCATGCTCGCCCACTCCATCGTAAGGGAGCTTAGGGCTCTTCGGGAATCAAAGGATCTTGACTACCTGAGACCCGACGCCAAATCCCAGATAACGGTCGAGTATGACCGCAACGACAGGCCTGTGCGCTTAAACTCCGTAGTGATTTCCACACAGCACTCCCCCAAGGTGAAGCAAGAAACGCTGGTCCACGATATGACAGCTTTAGTCCATCAGCTCGCCCCTCACGGATTTATCGATGAGAACACACTTTTTTACATCAATCCCACCGGTCGATTTGTGATAGGAGGGCCTGCCGGCGACACGGGCCTGACCGGCCGCAAAATCATCGTTGACACCTATGGCGGCATGGGCAGGCACGGAGGCGGAGCCTTCTCGGGAAAAGATCCGACCAAGGTAGACAGATCGGCATCGTATGCCGCGCGTTGGGTTGCCAAAAATATCGTCGGCTCCGGTCTTGCCAGGCGATGCGAAGTGCAGATCTCCTATGCCATCGGCGTGGCCTACCCCCTTTCCATCAAGGTGAACACCTTCGGTACAGGCCAAGTCCCCGAATCTCTTCTCGCTCATGTCATTCCCCTTGTGTTCGATTTATCCCCTAAAGGCATCATCGAATCGCTGAATCTGCGAAGACCTGTCTATAAGGCTACTGCTTCGGGAGGCCACTTCGGAAGGGAAGAAGAGGGATTCACCTGGGAGAGGCTTGACAAAGTTGAGAAGATCAAAGAAGCGATCAGGCAAGCAGCCTATACAACCGAGGGGTAG
- a CDS encoding aminotransferase class I/II-fold pyridoxal phosphate-dependent enzyme, with protein MDSIFARMQRREKDGTKRRLRYDLGLIDLASNDYLGLARSSTLSAFCQKALNRRREDDLHGFGSTGSRLMTGNHPEMERVEEFIAKSQGFESALLFSSGYMANVGALSSLPDEGETILYDAECHASLLDGIRLSKARAYPFRHNDLCHLKKRLSATACRKATYIVTESVFSTDGSTAPLKELDNLAASFGAGMIVDDAHGIGLFYEEGKNSLATLKTVVAATAGCGKALGVMGGVVLTTKRIREFLLNFGKTAIYSTALPLASLYAIEGAFSQLPFLEREREKLFSLIRLFQTGSRNLSMTAIQPVNVRGNEAAVKLQEQFKQSGFLVKALLSPTVRKNRECLRITLHAFNTEEEVKRALELLS; from the coding sequence ATGGACTCCATCTTCGCAAGAATGCAACGGAGGGAGAAGGATGGCACCAAGCGTCGCCTCCGCTATGACTTGGGTCTCATCGATCTGGCGTCGAACGACTACCTCGGGCTGGCAAGGTCTTCCACTCTCTCGGCATTCTGTCAAAAAGCCCTGAACAGGAGAAGAGAGGACGATCTACACGGCTTTGGTTCTACGGGATCGCGTCTCATGACAGGGAACCACCCGGAAATGGAACGTGTGGAAGAGTTCATCGCGAAAAGCCAAGGGTTTGAATCCGCGCTCCTGTTCAGCTCTGGGTATATGGCGAACGTGGGAGCTCTCTCCTCGCTCCCGGACGAGGGGGAAACAATCCTTTATGACGCAGAGTGCCACGCTTCGCTGCTCGATGGAATCCGCCTCTCGAAAGCGAGAGCCTACCCCTTCCGCCACAACGACCTATGTCACTTGAAGAAGAGGCTCTCGGCAACAGCTTGCAGGAAGGCCACCTATATTGTCACTGAATCAGTCTTTTCGACCGATGGTTCCACGGCACCGCTAAAAGAACTCGATAACTTGGCCGCCAGTTTCGGAGCGGGCATGATTGTCGATGACGCCCATGGTATCGGCCTGTTTTATGAAGAGGGAAAGAACTCGCTCGCCACCTTAAAGACAGTGGTTGCGGCTACTGCCGGCTGTGGAAAAGCCCTGGGGGTGATGGGAGGGGTTGTTTTAACGACAAAGAGGATACGGGAATTTCTCCTCAATTTTGGAAAAACAGCCATCTACTCGACGGCGCTGCCGCTTGCCTCCCTTTATGCGATCGAAGGAGCGTTCTCGCAACTTCCCTTCCTCGAAAGAGAACGAGAAAAGCTCTTTTCCCTGATTCGGCTGTTCCAGACGGGAAGTCGTAACCTTTCTATGACGGCAATTCAACCTGTCAACGTCCGGGGCAACGAGGCGGCAGTCAAGTTACAGGAGCAATTCAAACAGAGTGGATTCTTAGTCAAAGCCCTACTTTCTCCCACGGTCCGAAAAAACAGGGAATGCCTTCGCATCACATTGCACGCCTTTAATACCGAAGAAGAGGTCAAAAGAGCACTGGAGTTGCTGTCATGA